In Castanea sativa cultivar Marrone di Chiusa Pesio chromosome 6, ASM4071231v1, a single window of DNA contains:
- the LOC142638401 gene encoding uncharacterized protein LOC142638401, whose protein sequence is MDDALVDAFLYQVNIGGRVNGTFTSKGYDDIVKELVEKFHMEINKDKVKNRQNTLKKNFHECYDIFKDGLSGFGWNDSLNMWTAEPELWEPLIASKPAAKKWMTTPIPNYSKMAQLWAKDRAKGDHAETAKEKRARYAASTTIDEIDNLISQNEVYLENFEVEDDQSSPQINVAHSRVTSQDAMSSKSKKRRLAEDDELGNVISQSFDNVSKAIDRVTEGMTKCFSKSYGAEVHAAFDVLDLDPISKTEAYIFLMENQTYKEMFFGCPDHERKCVLLTLMSRPKN, encoded by the exons ATGGATGATGCTTTAGTGGATGCTTTTTTATATCAGGTGAACATAGGTGGTAGAGTTAATGGAACTTTTACCTCTAAGGGATATGATGACATAGTGAAAGAGTTGGTTGAAAAATTTCACATGGAGATTAACAAGGATAAGGTGAAAAATCGACAAAATACACTGAAGAAGAATTTTCATGAATGCTATGACATATTTAAAGATGGATTGAGTGGTTTTGGATGGAATGATTCTTTAAATATGTGGACAGCTGAACCAGAATTGTGGGAGCCACTCATAGCG TCCAAACCTGCAGCCAAGAAGTGGATGACAACACCTATACCCAACTACTCTAAGATGGCACAACTTTGGGCTAAAGATAGAGCAAAAGGTGATCAtgctgaaactgcaaaggagaaACGTGCTAGGTATGCTGCATCGACCACTATTGATGagattgataatttgatatctcAAAATGAAGTTTATTTGGAGAACTTTGAAGTGGAAGATGATCAAAGTTCACCTCAAATTAATGTTGCACATTCTCGAGTGACATCACAAGATGCAATGTCTTCTAAAAGCAAGAAAAGACGACTGGCAGAAGATGATGAACTCGGGAACGTAATTTCCCAGTCATTTGATAATGTATCAAAGGCAATTGATAGGGTGACTGAGGGTATGACAAAGTGCTTTTCAAAATCATATGGAGCAGAAGTTCACGCAGCTTTCGACGTATTGGACTTAGATCCAATATCAAAGACTGAGGCCTACATATTTTTGATGGAAAATCAAACATATAAGGAGATGTTCTTTGGTTGCCCAGATCATGAGCGCAAATGTGTCTTATTGACACTGATGTCTAggcctaaaaattaa
- the LOC142640640 gene encoding uncharacterized protein LOC142640640: protein MATVEVVSAKTALPEEATEESIKVQETKTTAEVVTAPPAPEPTKEEPAKEAEETVAKVSEAAVAPEPEPEAPAKVETKEVVEEAKVVTEEEPKVVEKTEEEEAPKEVPEAVVEDTKEATTDEAPVAPEPEPKPEAEAEAKPEPEAEVPKEEAVKEEEKKAVESKEKVDTEVPVQKAE from the exons ATGGCCACTGTTGAG GTTGTATCAGCAAAGACAGCTCTTCCAGAGGAGGCAACTGAGGAATCAATCAAGGTTCAGGAGACTAAGACAACAGCGGAGGTAGTGACTGCACCACCTGCACCAGAGCCAACCAAAGAAGAGCCAGCAAAGGAAGCAGAAGAGACTGTGGCTAAAGTGTCTGAGGCAGCCGTGGCCCCAGAACCTGAACCTGAAGCCCCAGCCAAAGTTGAGACTAAAGAGGTAGTAGAAGAGGCCAAGGTTGTGACTGAGGAGGAGCCAAAAGTAGTTGAGAAGACTGAAGAGGAGGAGGCCCCCAAGGAAGTACCTGAGGCTGTTGTTGAAGACACCAAAGAAGCTACTACTGATGAAGCCCCTGTAGCACCAGAACCAGAACCAAAGCCAGAAGCAGAAGCAGAAGCAAAACCAGAACCAGAAGCTGAAGTTCCAAAAGAGGAGGCTgttaaggaagaagaaaagaaggcaGTTGAAAGTAAGGAGAAAGTTGATACAGAAGTCCCAGTGCAGAAGGCTGAGTAA
- the LOC142639754 gene encoding putative B3 domain-containing protein At1g78640: MSEGELKDRNSEGTLRTQHQMDLNQWKINRVLVKPDVALDRMFKFTRAEVEHIFQNLDAEKVQKAKGGQDVRVKMVDFDTGTEHELLLRKVRHGDVYGFKLGWLTHFVVRMRLKVGEGIGMFVDQNSSKFYFSTLSRAER; encoded by the coding sequence ATGAGTGAAGGCGAACTCAAAGACAGAAACTCTGAAGGTACTTTGAGGACACAGCATCAAATGGATCTGAACCAATGGAAAATCAACAGAGTACTTGTGAAGCCTGATGTGGCTCTTGACCGTATGTTCAAATTCACAAGAGCTGAAGTAGAACACATTTTTCAGAACCTAGATGCCGAAAAGGTTCAGAAAGCGAAGGGAGGACAGGATGTGCGTGTGAAGATGGTGGATTTTGATACAGGAACTGAGCATGAATTATTGTTGCGCAAGGTCAGGCATGGTGATGTTTATGGGTTCAAACTTGGTTGGCTGACACATTTTGTAGTTAGGATGCGGCTCAAAGTTGGGGAAGGGATTGGGATGTTTGTTGAtcaaaattcttcaaaattctaCTTCAGTACATTGTCTAGAGCAGAAAGATAA
- the LOC142639755 gene encoding F-box protein At3g07870-like encodes MDSLPPEISLNIFSRLPFVSLIYCKRVSKSWNALLKHPHFPYLQIAFHDFQNNLCLILHCSSTCSPHDHIFIVNSCSHLSDPDEHWKDNMDINVPLQNHKFNSIVNCNGLQFLSYIESDNIMMHNKGFVYNILAAELTNLPNSPTFFKEFKVAYGFGFHPRTKEYKVVRIFEQECVSYDFGRFKLSLDKTIEVFTLGTYAWRTKRNNPFLLQMQPSEALVNGALHWLGQAKVSHSQLIISFNYEGFYQIPSPNCRFDMLQSHLLLLGGCLSLTVHTDKKNIDIWLMKNYGIQGSWTKEFTINSKSLSLGSIRPLFLLSNGKVLIEYAKQSLFLYDTNKKMTKKINLGDFPYHFQAVPHVKPINSVRP; translated from the coding sequence atggATTCTCTCCCACCAGAGATCTCTCTAAACATCTTTTCACGACTGCCGTTTGTCTCCCTCATCTACTGCAAGCGTGTATCCAAGTCCTGGAATGCATTGCTGAAGCATCCTCACTTCCCTTACTTGCAAATAGCCTTTCATGATTTCCAAAACAACTTGTGCCTTATCCTCCATTGCTCTTCTACTTGTTCACCACACGACCATATTTTTATTGTCAATAGTTGTAGTCATCTCAGCGACCCCGATGAACACTGGAAGGATAACATGGATATCAACGTGCCGCTGCAAAATCACAAGTTTAACTCTATCGTAAACTGCAATGGTTTGCAGTTCTTGTCCTATATTGAATCTGATAACATCATGATGCATAACAAAGGTTTCGTTTACAATATTCTTGCGGCTGAGTTGACAAATTTGCCTAATTCTCCCACCTTCTTTAAGGAATTCAAGGTGGCATATGGGTTTGGCTTCCATCCAAGAACCAAGGAATACAAGGTGGTGAGAATTTTTGAACAAGAATGTGTAAGCTATGATTTTGGACGTTTCAAACTATCTTTAGACAAAACTATTGAGGTGTTTACTCTGGGAACATATGCCTGGAGAACTAAAAGAAATAACCCTTTCTTGCTTCAGATGCAACCTAGTGAGGCATTGGTTAATGGAGCTCTTCATTGGTTAGGCCAAGCCAAGGTAAGCCACTCACAACTCATTATATCCTTCAACTATGAAGGATTTTATCAGATTCCAAGCCCAAATTGCAGATTTGATATGCTACAAAGCCATTTACTATTATTAGGTGGGTGTCTTTCTTTGACTGTTCatactgataaaaaaaatattgatatttggTTGATGAAGAACTATGGAATACAGGGGTCCTGGACTAAAGAATTCACCATCAACTCTAAAAGTCTATCATTAGGATCTATTCGGCCTCTATTCCTCCTGTCAAACGGCAAGGTTTTGATTGAATATGCAAAACAGAGCCTCtttttatatgacacaaacaaGAAGATGACCAAGAAAATAAATCTTGGTGACTTCCCGTATCATTTCCAAGCAGTTCCTCATGTCAAACCTATCAATTCAGTACGGCCTTAG
- the LOC142638402 gene encoding uncharacterized protein LOC142638402, which translates to MALVSLLTKSAITKGRDEVYVMAVPLRATKGPAQLLMSTAYSLNLWDLHHFMVLIKPSSPPPPSQALVFDFQPKDPENIYVALDVIAGRPVPGVLLMRKLREVPRSKCWYVGSPNVDAVDVACEFNKSWKTDLRVGHHDCRDYTNGLIEYLTGQKDVLECLRRSNGGLGMVAFFIILKTSVA; encoded by the exons ATGGCTCTGGTCTCACTGTTAACAAAATCAGCAATAACAAAAGGCAGAGATGAAGTGTATGTAATGGCAGTGCCTCTAAGGGCCACAAAAGGACCAGCCCAGTTGCTTATGTCTACTGCTTACTCTCTCAATCTATGGGATTTGCACCATTTTATGGTCCTCATTAAACCCTCCTCACCACCTCCTCCTTCTCAG gctttggtttttgattttcaaCCTAAAGATCCTGAAAATATATATGTTGCTCTTGATGTCATAGCTGGTAGACCAGTACCTG GAGTTCTTCTTATGAGGAAGTTGAGAGAAGTACCAAGAAGCAAATGCTGGTATGTTGGATCTCCCAATGTTGATGCCGTAGATGTAGCATGTGAATTCAACAAAAGCTGGAAAACTGATTTGAGGGTTGGCCACCATGACTGTCGAGATTATACCAATg GCTTGATCGAATATCTCACTGGCCAAAAGGATGTGCTGGAGTGCTTGCGAAGAAGCAATGGTGGTCTGGG AATGGTGGCATTCTTCATCATACTTAAAACTTCTGTTGCTTAA